The following proteins come from a genomic window of Suricata suricatta isolate VVHF042 chromosome 5, meerkat_22Aug2017_6uvM2_HiC, whole genome shotgun sequence:
- the LOC115291592 gene encoding adropin-like, whose product MGAAISQGTLITFVCNGLVGFLLRLLWVILSRACHSCTMDTDSLSESSPNSSPGPCPQKPSQEGSHMLQP is encoded by the coding sequence ATGGGGGCAGCCATCTCCCAGGGGACCCTCATTACCTTTGTCTGCAACGGCCTTGTAGGCTTCTTGCTGCGTCTGCTCTGGGTCATTCTCTCCCGCGCCTGCCATTCCTGCACTATGGACACCGACTCCCTCTCTGAATCCAGTCCCAACTCCAGCCCTGGCCCCTGTCCTCAGAAGCCCAGCCAGGAAGGCAGCCACATGCTGCAGCCCTGA